Proteins encoded within one genomic window of Papaver somniferum cultivar HN1 unplaced genomic scaffold, ASM357369v1 unplaced-scaffold_102, whole genome shotgun sequence:
- the LOC113327519 gene encoding zinc finger BED domain-containing protein RICESLEEPER 3-like produces the protein MSLKLKERFGFCLCASPASQPPAVGSTEVTPSITPEVDVTQVTQQEDSKGDHPVFPDQVVEIGKMLEKCLLDLEIEDLFGVTLDNVSANSVAIEYLQTSVMNWTRATVRSQYMQWSQLMNLVTYDISLFHYFILIRLYKFKECAALEKIDCKKMVFLYVTRWNSIYLMLEDAIPYERVFKSEDYFLSSSCESECEVDVTKKKNTKKKNKPRHHAPYAADWSYAMCLVKCLKIFFDATVKFSASTQVTTHEILWQLALIHEQLVRLRVIGDQDSHIYRMVELMFRTYNTYYGDYEDMNFVLFFAKLLDPREKESGLKFDLEGVDDMVVCVQEENIEDMLESRKKRRRMNVYCTHPKSELESTGKRILIPWRSSLSSSTFVTLLCTQSWLQKPIGLDFICDYVPDDNASI, from the exons ATGAGCTTGAAATTGAAAGAGCGGTTTGGATTTTGCTTGT GTGCATCTCCAGCCTCTCAACCCCCTGCAGTTGGGTCTACTGAAGTAACACCTTCTATAACACCTGAAGTTGATGTTACACAAGTAACACAACAGG AAGATTCAAAAGGGGATCATCCTGTTTTTCCAGATCAAGTTGTAGAAATTGGGAAAATGCTAGAGAAATGTTTGCTGGATTTGGAGATAGAAGATCTTTTCGGTGTAACTTTGGACAATGTCAGTGCAAATAGTGTGGCAATTGAATATCTTCAAACCAGTGTCATGAATTGGACAAGAGCAACAGTTAGATCTCAATACATGCAA TGGTCTCAACTTATGAATTTAGTAACTTATGATATTTCCTTGTTTCATTATTTCATTCTTATCAG GTTATACAAATTTAAAGAATGTGCTGCTCTTGAGAAGATTGATTGTAAGAAAATGGTTTTCTTATATGTAACTAGGTGGAATAGCATATATCTAATGCTTGAAGATGCAATTCCATATGAAAGGGTCTTTAAGAG TGAAGATTATTTTCTTAGTTCATCTTGTGAATCTGAATGTGAAGTTGATGTAACTAAAAAGAAGAATACGAAGAAAAAGAACAAGCCCCGTCATCATGCTCCATATGCTGCAGACTGGTCATATGCTATGTGTCTTGTGAAATGTTTAAAGATCTTCTTTGATGCTACAGTTAAGTTCTCGGCTTCAACACAAGTTACTACACATGAAATTTTATGGCAGTTGGCTTTGATACATGAACAGTTGGTTCGTCTTAGAGTTATAGGAGACCAAGATTctcatatttataggatggtaGAACTCATGTTTCGAACGTACAACACATATTATGGGGATTACGAAGACATGAACTTTGTTCTGTTTTTTGCTAAGTTGCTTGATCCTCGAGAGAAAGAGTCTGGTTTAAAGTTTGATCTTGAAG GTGTAGATGACATGGTAGTTTGTGTGCAAGAAGAGAACATTGAGGATATGCTTGAGTCGaggaagaaaaggagaagaatgAATGTTTATTGTACTCATCCAAAGTCAGAACTTGAAAG TACCGGAAAGCGCATTCTTATTCCATGGAGAAGCTCGTTATCTTCCAGTACATTTGTGACACTTCTCTGTACGCAAAGCTGGTTACAAAAACCTATTGGTCTTGATTTCATATGTGACTATGTACCAGATGATAATGCCAGCATTTAA